In the Gammaproteobacteria bacterium genome, one interval contains:
- a CDS encoding flavodoxin family protein: MLNELQQQWCDEHPWDFSGLRAMFLNCTLKKTPEMSHTEGLIRISRTIMDSAGVATELIRPVDHDIAAGVYPDMTEHGWERDDWPQLYDKVRRADILVLTTPIWLGEKSSVATKVVERLYAQSGDLNDAGQYATYGKVGGCLITGDEDGAKHCAMNLLYSLQHLGYTVPPQADAAWVGEAGPGPSYRDPDSGGPENDFTNRNTTFMTWNLLHLARMLKEAGGIPAHGNQRSAWEAGCRFDAPDPEYR, encoded by the coding sequence ATGCTCAACGAACTCCAGCAGCAGTGGTGTGATGAGCACCCCTGGGACTTTTCCGGGCTGCGGGCCATGTTTCTCAACTGCACCCTCAAGAAGACCCCGGAGATGTCCCATACCGAAGGGCTGATCCGCATCAGCCGCACCATCATGGACAGCGCCGGCGTGGCGACGGAACTCATCCGTCCGGTGGACCACGACATCGCCGCCGGTGTCTATCCCGACATGACCGAGCACGGCTGGGAGCGCGATGACTGGCCGCAACTCTACGACAAGGTACGCCGGGCGGACATCCTGGTACTCACGACACCCATCTGGCTGGGAGAGAAATCCTCGGTAGCGACCAAGGTGGTGGAACGACTCTATGCCCAGTCCGGCGACCTCAACGACGCCGGCCAGTACGCCACCTACGGCAAGGTGGGAGGCTGCCTCATCACCGGCGACGAGGACGGCGCCAAGCACTGCGCCATGAACCTGCTGTACTCACTGCAGCACCTGGGCTACACCGTGCCACCCCAGGCCGACGCCGCCTGGGTCGGCGAGGCCGGCCCCGGCCCTTCCTATCGCGACCCCGATTCCGGCGGGCCGGAGAACGACTTCACCAACCGCAACACCACCTTCATGACCTGGAACCTGCTCCACCTCGCGCGCATGCTGAAGGAGGCCGGTGGCATCCCCGCCCACGGCAACCAGCGCTCGGCCTGGGAGGCCGGCTGCCGCTTCGATGCCCCCGACCCAGAGTACCGCTGA
- a CDS encoding class II fumarate hydratase, which produces MTDPSPGPAAQPEDILYGEQTRLALDNFRISALTLPPAFIHALGLIKAAAARANGRLGELPADMAEAIALAADEVAVGHHDGQFGVDVFQTGSGTSTHMNANEVIATLAARRLGREAHPNDHVNRGQSSNDVIPSAIHVSAARGLQKLKDALATLAATLEGLAQQYHGVVKTGRTHLMDAAPLTLGQEISGWAAQVRNDHARLADVEPRLLQLAVGGTAVGTGLNAHPRLALETTAELARCTGLEFRPAANAFAAISSQDTAIELSGQLRVTAATLAKIAGDLRWMNSGPVAGLGEIRLKALQPGSSIMPGKVNPVIPEAVSMVCAQVVGCDAAIAASAWDNRFQLATMLPLVAYNLNLEIALLTGAARALDERALRDMEVDVDSLRRHVERNAMLATALTPRIGYERAGAIARRAVDEGRTVLEVALEETDIPGEELKRLLDPVGMV; this is translated from the coding sequence ATGACCGACCCTTCCCCCGGCCCGGCGGCGCAGCCGGAAGACATACTCTACGGTGAGCAGACGCGCCTCGCCCTGGACAACTTCCGCATCAGCGCCCTGACCCTGCCACCGGCCTTCATCCATGCCCTGGGGCTCATCAAGGCCGCGGCGGCGCGGGCCAACGGCCGCCTCGGCGAGCTGCCCGCGGACATGGCCGAGGCCATCGCCCTGGCCGCCGACGAGGTGGCCGTCGGCCACCACGACGGCCAGTTCGGGGTGGACGTGTTCCAGACCGGCTCCGGCACCAGCACCCATATGAACGCCAACGAGGTCATCGCCACCCTGGCCGCGCGCCGCCTCGGCAGGGAGGCGCACCCCAACGACCACGTCAATCGCGGCCAGAGCAGCAACGACGTCATTCCCAGCGCCATCCACGTCAGCGCCGCCCGTGGCCTGCAGAAGTTGAAGGACGCCCTCGCGACCCTGGCCGCAACCTTGGAGGGGCTTGCCCAGCAATACCACGGCGTGGTGAAGACCGGGCGTACCCATCTCATGGATGCCGCTCCCCTGACCCTGGGCCAGGAGATCTCGGGCTGGGCCGCCCAGGTCAGGAACGACCACGCGCGCCTGGCGGATGTGGAGCCACGGCTGCTGCAGCTGGCCGTGGGCGGCACCGCGGTGGGCACCGGGCTCAATGCCCACCCGCGGCTGGCCCTGGAGACCACTGCCGAGCTGGCACGGTGCACAGGCCTCGAGTTCCGTCCTGCCGCCAACGCCTTCGCCGCCATCTCCAGCCAGGATACCGCCATCGAGCTGTCGGGCCAGCTCCGGGTCACCGCCGCCACCCTGGCGAAGATCGCCGGCGACCTGAGGTGGATGAACAGCGGCCCGGTGGCGGGGCTGGGGGAGATCCGCCTGAAGGCCCTCCAGCCCGGCAGCAGCATCATGCCGGGCAAGGTGAACCCGGTGATCCCCGAGGCGGTGTCCATGGTGTGCGCCCAGGTGGTGGGTTGTGATGCCGCGATCGCCGCCAGTGCCTGGGACAACCGCTTCCAACTGGCCACCATGCTGCCCCTGGTCGCCTACAACCTGAACCTGGAGATAGCACTCCTCACCGGCGCCGCCCGCGCCCTGGACGAACGCGCGCTGCGGGACATGGAGGTCGACGTGGACAGCCTGCGCCGCCACGTCGAGCGCAACGCCATGCTGGCGACGGCCCTGACCCCCCGCATCGGCTACGAGCGCGCCGGCGCCATCGCCCGGCGTGCCGTGGACGAGGGCCGGACGGTGCTGGAGGTGGCCTTGGAGGAGACGGACATACCGGGGGAGGAGCTGAAGCGGCTGCTGGATCCGGTGGGGATGGTTTAG
- a CDS encoding PilZ domain-containing protein: MERRRVDEQRRRERIAAAFMTEVFVSLGLSGRFMSRNVSAEGMFLETGSTFLAYGDEIELNVVVFGDKYPMRGRVVRHGSGGVGIKLSHVNSLYYRALTSMVG, translated from the coding sequence ATGGAAAGACGTCGAGTAGACGAACAACGACGCCGTGAACGCATAGCGGCAGCTTTCATGACCGAGGTGTTCGTGAGCCTCGGGCTGTCCGGGCGCTTCATGTCCCGCAACGTCAGTGCCGAGGGTATGTTCCTGGAGACAGGTTCCACCTTCCTGGCCTATGGTGACGAGATCGAATTGAATGTGGTGGTTTTCGGCGACAAATATCCCATGCGCGGCAGGGTGGTGCGCCATGGCTCGGGCGGTGTGGGCATAAAGCTGTCCCATGTGAATTCGCTCTACTACCGAGCCTTGACGTCCATGGTGGGATGA
- a CDS encoding DUF3309 family protein — MSLGTILLIVVVLMLLGVIPTWSHSRSWGYGPSSALGLILVVIVLLLLLGKI; from the coding sequence ATGTCACTAGGGACAATCCTGCTCATCGTGGTGGTTCTAATGCTGCTTGGTGTGATCCCGACCTGGTCCCACAGCCGGAGTTGGGGTTACGGCCCCAGCAGCGCTCTCGGCCTGATCCTGGTTGTAATCGTCCTGCTGTTGCTCTTAGGCAAGATCTAA
- a CDS encoding YqaA family protein, whose protein sequence is MEAYFTLFLVSLAAATILPAYSEVMFAGLLTAGYEPLPLWAWATAGNTLGSAVNWALARYLLHFQDRPWFPFRPDRMGHAQRWFQRYGVWSLLMAWAPVGGDALTFVAGFMRVRFDVFILLTGIGKGLRYAVLLGLVDLFGLTP, encoded by the coding sequence GTGGAGGCCTACTTCACCCTGTTTCTGGTCTCGTTGGCGGCGGCCACCATTCTGCCGGCCTACTCCGAGGTGATGTTCGCCGGCCTGCTGACCGCCGGTTACGAGCCCCTGCCCCTGTGGGCCTGGGCCACCGCGGGCAACACCCTGGGATCGGCGGTGAACTGGGCCCTGGCGCGCTACCTGCTGCACTTCCAGGACCGGCCCTGGTTCCCGTTCCGGCCCGACCGTATGGGCCACGCCCAGCGCTGGTTCCAGCGCTACGGCGTGTGGTCGCTGCTGATGGCCTGGGCCCCGGTGGGCGGCGACGCCCTGACCTTCGTCGCCGGCTTCATGCGGGTGCGCTTCGACGTCTTCATCCTGCTCACCGGCATCGGCAAGGGCCTGCGTTATGCCGTCCTCCTCGGCCTGGTGGATTTGTTCGGCCTCACGCCCTGA
- a CDS encoding BON domain-containing protein encodes MKRLRRFQAIFLPLLLALLVGCAGTAHQESTGEYIDDTVVTTRVKAAIFNEPSLKSAEINVETFKGVVQLGGFVNSQADINKAVEIARAVSGVKSVKNDMRTK; translated from the coding sequence ATGAAACGACTCAGACGCTTTCAGGCAATATTCCTGCCACTTCTGCTGGCCTTACTCGTCGGCTGCGCGGGTACGGCCCACCAGGAAAGCACCGGCGAGTACATCGACGATACGGTCGTGACGACGCGGGTCAAGGCGGCCATTTTCAACGAGCCATCCTTGAAATCCGCAGAGATCAATGTGGAAACCTTCAAAGGCGTAGTGCAGCTCGGCGGCTTCGTCAACTCCCAGGCCGACATCAACAAGGCAGTCGAGATCGCCCGCGCAGTGTCGGGCGTGAAGTCCGTCAAGAACGATATGCGCACCAAGTAA